A genomic segment from Vicinamibacterales bacterium encodes:
- the crcB gene encoding fluoride efflux transporter CrcB — MQLLWIVVAGGLGSGSRYLIGTWAVERIGAGFPYGTIIINLTGCFAIGFVMQMASVSAWSPEIRAAVTAGFLGGFTTYSSFNQETLTLFASGRPGAAAVNVAITLAGGLAAGWLGLALARQIVG, encoded by the coding sequence ATGCAACTGTTGTGGATTGTCGTCGCCGGCGGGCTCGGGAGCGGGTCCCGGTATTTGATTGGCACGTGGGCCGTCGAGCGGATCGGCGCCGGATTTCCCTACGGCACGATCATCATCAACCTGACCGGATGCTTCGCCATCGGGTTCGTCATGCAGATGGCTTCGGTCTCAGCCTGGAGCCCGGAGATTCGCGCCGCGGTCACGGCGGGTTTTCTCGGCGGGTTCACGACCTACTCGAGCTTCAACCAGGAGACGCTCACCCTGTTCGCCAGCGGCAGGCCGGGCGCGGCGGCGGTCAACGTCGCGATTACCCTGGCCGGCGGCCTCGCCGCGGGCTGGCTTGGCCTGGCGCTCGCCAGGCAGATCGTCGGGTGA
- the mqnB gene encoding futalosine hydrolase, producing the protein MAADLLICMATELEGARLRERLGADSSVEIVRMGVGPVNAAHAVTLAITRSRPKAIVVCGIGGAYPGAPLRIGDVACADSECYGDLGATSPGGFLDMQALGFPIVEGPEPLYNVLPMQLFPAPTRVRFVTMSSCTGTDAAARALAARTGGAVENMEGAAVAHVARLHGIPVGELRGISNIVTNRDTSAWRIKEAAIAAQEALLTWIAQR; encoded by the coding sequence GTGGCCGCCGACCTCCTCATCTGCATGGCAACGGAACTCGAAGGCGCGCGGCTGCGCGAGCGCCTGGGCGCCGATTCGTCGGTGGAGATCGTGCGGATGGGCGTGGGGCCGGTGAACGCCGCGCATGCCGTCACGCTGGCGATTACGCGCTCGCGGCCGAAGGCGATCGTGGTATGCGGCATCGGCGGCGCCTACCCCGGCGCCCCGCTGCGGATCGGCGACGTCGCCTGCGCCGACAGCGAGTGCTACGGTGATCTCGGCGCCACCAGCCCGGGTGGCTTCCTCGACATGCAGGCGCTCGGCTTTCCGATCGTGGAGGGTCCCGAGCCGCTCTACAACGTGCTGCCGATGCAGCTGTTCCCCGCCCCCACGCGCGTCCGCTTTGTCACGATGTCGTCGTGCACCGGCACCGACGCGGCCGCGCGGGCATTGGCAGCGCGAACCGGCGGCGCGGTCGAGAACATGGAAGGCGCGGCCGTCGCGCACGTCGCGCGCCTCCACGGCATCCCCGTCGGCGAGCTACGCGGCATCAGCAACATCGTCACCAATCGCGACACCAGCGCGTGGCGGATCAAGGAAGCCGCCATCGCCGCACAGGAGGCCTTGCTCACGTGGATCGCCCAGCGCTGA
- a CDS encoding TonB-dependent receptor has translation MFRTRLAVVAALLAPTFSFAQSAQPPSITLPPVIVTAQKEAADVKAVPASVTVVTGETIANAGLRVITDAAMFAPNTVFTEFTARKVSNARFRGIGSSPGNPAVTTYLDGVPQLNSNSSNIELLDVDQIEFVRGPQSSLFGRNALGGIVNVTSARPSTARWTGSVVAPFGDFGAKEVRGNVSGPLGDTAAISLAAGRQQREGYTVNRVTGNDLDFRDGTFAKAQLMLTPNANWQARVIYSHERNRDGDYALGDLNAIRETPFLVSRNFEGFTNRDLNATTVNLRRSGDRISIESTTGVVKWNTEDETDLDYTPLALATRRNAEEDFQFTQELRLASPENAPLQISDTLTLKWQGGVEYFKQNYDQLAVNTLGAFVLSPQIPFPVAQTSPESAIDSSGVGVFGHGTLTFNDRTDLTVGLRFDHEQSDASLNTFFTPAIAPPNQVTADASFSDVSPQFAVAFRPIAGTSLYASASRGFKAGGFNPAALPGSEAYGEEHAWHVEGGVKSTFAGGKMSASAAVFHIKWDDLQLNVPNPFVPGQFYIANVGGARSRGLEMELAARPVRGVDLFASFGFTSARFADGTVAGGVSVAQNKLPYTPDYTGAIGVQLSRAITPAVTIYGRGEAVASGAFEYDEANTARQDAYGLANFRAGARGKWLFAEAWVRNAFDQMYVPIAIPYPGFAPSGFVGENGRPRTVGVSAGFTF, from the coding sequence ATGTTCAGAACGCGTCTTGCCGTCGTGGCGGCCCTGCTCGCCCCCACATTCTCGTTCGCCCAGTCCGCTCAGCCGCCCAGCATCACCTTGCCGCCGGTGATCGTGACCGCCCAGAAAGAGGCCGCCGACGTGAAGGCCGTTCCGGCCAGCGTCACCGTGGTCACCGGCGAGACCATCGCCAATGCCGGCCTGCGCGTGATCACCGACGCCGCCATGTTTGCGCCGAACACGGTGTTCACCGAGTTCACGGCGCGCAAGGTCAGCAACGCGCGGTTTCGCGGCATCGGCTCGAGCCCGGGCAACCCGGCCGTCACCACCTACCTCGACGGCGTGCCGCAGTTGAACAGCAACTCGTCGAACATCGAGTTGCTGGACGTCGATCAGATTGAGTTCGTCCGCGGGCCGCAGAGCTCGCTCTTCGGCCGCAACGCTCTCGGCGGCATCGTCAACGTCACCAGCGCGCGGCCGTCCACCGCCCGCTGGACCGGGTCGGTGGTGGCGCCGTTCGGCGACTTCGGCGCGAAAGAAGTCCGCGGCAACGTCTCGGGGCCGCTCGGCGACACGGCGGCCATCAGCCTCGCCGCCGGCAGGCAGCAGCGCGAGGGCTACACCGTGAACCGGGTCACCGGCAACGACCTCGACTTTCGCGACGGCACGTTCGCCAAGGCGCAGTTGATGCTGACGCCGAACGCCAACTGGCAGGCGCGCGTCATCTACTCGCACGAACGCAACCGCGACGGCGACTACGCGCTGGGCGACCTCAACGCCATCCGCGAGACGCCGTTCCTCGTCTCGCGCAACTTCGAGGGCTTCACCAACCGCGACCTCAACGCCACCACCGTCAACCTGCGCCGCAGTGGCGACCGCATCTCGATTGAAAGCACGACCGGCGTCGTGAAGTGGAACACCGAGGACGAAACCGACCTCGACTACACGCCGCTGGCGCTGGCCACGCGCCGCAACGCCGAGGAGGATTTCCAGTTCACGCAGGAGCTGCGGCTGGCCTCGCCTGAGAATGCGCCGCTGCAGATCTCGGACACCCTGACGCTGAAGTGGCAGGGCGGGGTCGAGTACTTCAAGCAGAACTACGACCAGCTCGCCGTCAACACCCTCGGCGCGTTCGTGTTGTCGCCGCAGATTCCCTTTCCCGTGGCGCAGACCTCACCGGAATCCGCGATCGACAGCAGCGGCGTGGGCGTGTTCGGGCACGGCACCTTGACCTTCAACGACCGGACCGACCTCACGGTGGGCCTGCGCTTCGATCACGAGCAGAGCGATGCCTCCCTGAACACGTTCTTCACGCCGGCGATCGCGCCGCCGAATCAAGTGACCGCCGACGCCAGCTTCTCGGATGTCTCACCGCAGTTCGCGGTCGCGTTCCGCCCGATCGCCGGCACTTCGCTCTACGCCTCGGCCAGCCGCGGCTTCAAGGCCGGCGGCTTCAATCCCGCCGCCCTGCCCGGCAGCGAAGCCTACGGCGAAGAGCACGCCTGGCACGTCGAGGGCGGCGTGAAGTCCACGTTCGCCGGCGGGAAGATGTCGGCGAGCGCCGCCGTCTTCCACATCAAATGGGACGACCTGCAGTTGAACGTCCCGAACCCCTTCGTGCCCGGCCAGTTCTACATCGCCAACGTCGGCGGCGCGCGCAGCCGCGGCCTGGAGATGGAACTGGCGGCCCGGCCCGTCCGGGGCGTTGACCTGTTCGCATCGTTCGGCTTCACCAGCGCGCGGTTCGCCGACGGCACCGTGGCCGGCGGCGTCAGCGTGGCCCAGAACAAGCTGCCCTACACCCCGGATTACACCGGCGCGATCGGCGTCCAGCTGTCGCGCGCAATCACGCCGGCGGTGACGATCTACGGCCGCGGCGAAGCGGTGGCGTCCGGGGCGTTCGAGTACGACGAAGCCAACACCGCGCGGCAAGACGCCTACGGCCTGGCCAACTTCCGCGCCGGCGCGCGCGGCAAGTGGCTGTTCGCCGAGGCCTGGGTGCGCAACGCCTTCGACCAGATGTACGTGCCCATCGCCATTCCCTATCCGGGATTCGCGCCGTCGGGCTTCGTCGGCGAGAACGGCCGCCCGCGGACCGTCGGCGTCAGCGCCGGGTTCACGTTCTAA
- a CDS encoding ATP-binding protein has protein sequence MGDENASVEKREGAVTAREDASTLREEAILAREEAAEVRAELDLLMTQMREANERLIVGTLRAETMTEVAEEANHLKDEFLATVSHELRTPLNAIVGWARILASKQVPPAVAEQGISTIERNAWALAHIIDDLLDMSRIATGTLHMAAQPVDLVAVVRAALDTVEPMAETKKVRLAFAPDPAAVETISGDAGRLEQVIWNLLANAVKFTPAGGGVEVCIERRDSVMEIRVVDTGQGISPDFLPHVFARFRQGEGAPTGRHTGLGLGLSIVRQLVELHGGTVHAASEGVGRGATFTVSLPIAPVDPLTALRGRRAAPSPPSSAHQPRLNGLRILVVDDSADGRALTSLVLTQAGASVKTAASVREALESVETDWPDALVSEIALPGQDGYELIRQIRRREADHQGFLPAVALTGYARAEDRTRILEAGFQAHLPKPAEPFDLASTIAAITRDRPDRKS, from the coding sequence ATGGGTGATGAGAACGCGTCGGTAGAGAAGCGCGAAGGCGCGGTGACGGCGCGCGAGGACGCGTCCACCCTTCGCGAGGAAGCGATCCTCGCCAGGGAAGAGGCCGCGGAGGTGAGAGCGGAACTCGACCTCCTCATGACCCAGATGCGCGAAGCCAACGAGCGCCTGATCGTCGGGACGCTCCGCGCCGAAACCATGACCGAGGTCGCCGAAGAAGCCAACCATCTCAAGGATGAGTTCCTGGCGACGGTGTCACACGAGCTCCGCACGCCCCTGAATGCCATTGTCGGATGGGCGCGAATCCTGGCGTCGAAGCAGGTGCCGCCGGCCGTGGCAGAACAGGGGATCTCGACCATCGAACGCAACGCCTGGGCCCTGGCCCACATCATCGACGACTTGTTGGACATGTCGCGCATCGCCACGGGAACGCTGCACATGGCGGCACAGCCGGTTGATCTGGTCGCCGTGGTGCGGGCGGCACTCGACACCGTGGAGCCAATGGCGGAGACCAAGAAGGTGCGGCTGGCGTTTGCCCCGGACCCTGCCGCCGTCGAAACCATCAGCGGAGACGCCGGCAGGCTCGAACAGGTGATCTGGAACCTGCTCGCCAACGCGGTCAAGTTCACGCCTGCGGGCGGGGGCGTGGAGGTCTGCATCGAGCGCCGCGACAGCGTCATGGAGATCAGGGTCGTCGATACCGGGCAAGGCATCAGTCCGGACTTCCTGCCCCATGTCTTCGCCCGTTTCCGCCAGGGCGAGGGTGCACCGACCGGACGTCACACCGGACTCGGCCTTGGGCTGTCCATCGTCCGGCAGCTCGTCGAGTTGCATGGCGGAACGGTGCATGCGGCCAGTGAGGGCGTGGGCCGCGGCGCGACATTCACGGTCAGCCTGCCGATTGCCCCCGTCGATCCGCTCACCGCTCTGCGAGGCCGGCGGGCCGCGCCTTCGCCCCCCTCGTCCGCGCACCAGCCTCGGCTCAATGGACTGCGGATACTGGTCGTCGATGACAGCGCCGACGGCCGCGCGCTCACGTCGTTGGTGCTGACGCAGGCGGGCGCCAGCGTGAAGACGGCGGCGTCGGTTCGAGAAGCGCTCGAATCAGTCGAGACCGATTGGCCGGATGCCCTGGTGAGCGAAATTGCCCTGCCGGGGCAGGACGGCTACGAGCTGATCCGGCAGATTCGGCGGCGCGAAGCCGACCACCAGGGGTTTCTCCCCGCGGTCGCCCTCACCGGCTACGCTCGCGCCGAAGATCGGACGCGAATCCTCGAGGCCGGATTCCAGGCGCATCTCCCAAAGCCGGCTGAGCCGTTCGACCTCGCCAGCACCATCGCCGCCATCACCAGGGATCGACCGGACAGGAAGTCCTGA
- a CDS encoding MqnA/MqnD/SBP family protein has translation MDRPALNFAFSSCPNDTFAFHAIVHGLVPGPAVAPHIDDVEALNARAERGEAEVTKISIAAYPRIRDRYSLLRAGGAAGFGVGPIVVARTAREVGGRVAIPGERTTAALLLRLLGRFETVPMRFDQIEGAVLRGDVDCGVLIHEGRFTYEAKGLTLLTDLGAVWEQRMQCPLPLAAIAIRRDLAPEFGAAIDAALRASVEYAFAHPDASRDYVAAHAQEMSPDVVQQHIRLYVNQYTVELDERAVQVMLEFGDEPG, from the coding sequence GTGGATCGCCCAGCGCTGAACTTCGCGTTCTCGTCCTGCCCCAACGACACCTTCGCCTTCCACGCCATCGTCCATGGCCTGGTGCCGGGTCCGGCGGTCGCGCCGCACATCGACGACGTCGAGGCGCTGAATGCGCGGGCGGAACGGGGCGAGGCCGAGGTGACGAAGATTTCGATCGCGGCGTACCCCCGGATTAGGGATCGGTATTCGTTGCTGCGAGCCGGCGGCGCCGCGGGGTTCGGCGTGGGTCCCATCGTGGTGGCGCGAACGGCCCGTGAGGTGGGCGGCCGCGTGGCCATTCCGGGCGAGCGCACCACGGCGGCGTTGCTGTTGCGGCTGCTGGGCCGGTTTGAGACCGTGCCGATGCGGTTCGACCAGATCGAGGGCGCGGTGCTCCGCGGCGACGTGGATTGCGGCGTGCTGATCCACGAGGGCCGGTTCACCTACGAGGCCAAGGGCCTCACGTTGCTGACCGACCTGGGCGCCGTGTGGGAACAGCGCATGCAGTGCCCGCTGCCGCTGGCCGCCATCGCCATTCGCCGGGATCTGGCGCCGGAGTTTGGCGCGGCCATCGACGCGGCGCTTCGGGCAAGCGTCGAGTATGCCTTCGCGCATCCAGACGCGAGCCGGGACTACGTCGCTGCTCACGCGCAGGAGATGTCTCCGGACGTGGTCCAGCAGCACATCCGGCTCTACGTGAACCAATACACGGTCGAGTTGGATGAGCGGGCCGTCCAGGTGATGCTCGAGTTCGGCGACGAACCCGGCTGA
- a CDS encoding four helix bundle protein: MDKNELQERSLRFAVAITGLTRVMRDSPAGRGPADQLSRCATSVGANYRAACRARSRAEFVSKLGLVVEEIDEAVYWLELMTRSGLTLPANSEDLLDEAQQLRAIFAASYGTARKNHQLAQKNRRARG, encoded by the coding sequence ATGGACAAGAACGAACTCCAGGAGCGGAGCCTCAGGTTTGCCGTGGCGATCACCGGCCTGACGCGGGTCATGCGCGACAGCCCTGCTGGCCGGGGGCCGGCGGATCAGTTGTCTCGTTGCGCCACTTCCGTCGGTGCCAACTACCGAGCCGCCTGTCGCGCGCGATCGCGGGCCGAGTTTGTTTCCAAGCTCGGACTCGTCGTGGAGGAGATCGATGAGGCCGTCTACTGGCTTGAACTCATGACCCGCAGCGGCCTGACGTTGCCAGCGAATTCAGAAGATCTACTGGACGAGGCGCAGCAACTTCGGGCGATCTTCGCCGCCTCGTACGGCACCGCGCGGAAGAACCATCAGCTCGCCCAGAAGAATCGCCGCGCTCGAGGGTAG
- a CDS encoding PQQ-binding-like beta-propeller repeat protein produces MPRRLTLLLLGFLAAGSSTAAAQGFGVTGLLPFEKQCASCHLKPEAGSRAPTREQMQGRAPEAILDVITTGGMAPMASGLTDAQKRAIAEYVTGRAFGTVAAGPASTMKNQCAAKPLGDPLAGPGWNGWGVDKSNSRFQPAAAAGLTAATVPNLALKWAFGFPEGRQAFGQPTVVGGRVYVGSDNGFVYSLDAATGCVYWSYQAKSGVRTAITVAPVKAGAARFAVFFGDVRANVYAIDAENAALIWTKHADAHPVARITGAPVFHEGRLYVPVSSIEEALGGNPDYPCCSFRGSVVAYDAASGEQRWQSFTISEAAVPMRKTSTGTQLWGPAGAAVWSAPTIDPERRRIYLSTSNGYTYPAINSTDAVMALDLDTGKRLWTRQLTPNDAYVIGCGPNAKSETCPQVTGPDFAVGTSPILRSLPGGRRILAVGQKSGLAWGINPDDGTVVWQHRVGQGTALGGIEWGGAADDRFVYYPNADGLLGLKAAGGLAAIRLATGEREWWAPPIATCTDNTMKCIPAQSAAATAIPGVVFSGATDGMMRAYDATNGKVLWEFATAREFDTVNGVKARGGSINGPGATVVSGMVFTNSGYGSFGQMAGNVLLAFGVQPASPPKP; encoded by the coding sequence ATGCCGCGACGCCTGACCCTGCTCCTTCTCGGTTTCCTCGCCGCCGGAAGCTCAACCGCCGCGGCGCAAGGCTTCGGCGTCACCGGCCTGCTGCCGTTCGAAAAGCAGTGTGCGAGCTGCCACCTGAAACCGGAGGCCGGCAGCCGGGCGCCCACGCGCGAGCAGATGCAGGGCCGGGCGCCCGAGGCGATTCTCGACGTGATCACGACCGGCGGCATGGCGCCAATGGCCTCGGGACTGACCGACGCGCAGAAGCGCGCCATTGCCGAGTACGTCACCGGGCGGGCGTTCGGCACCGTGGCGGCGGGACCCGCCTCGACGATGAAGAATCAGTGCGCGGCGAAGCCGCTGGGCGATCCCCTGGCCGGTCCGGGGTGGAACGGGTGGGGCGTTGACAAATCCAACTCGCGCTTCCAGCCGGCGGCGGCCGCGGGTTTGACCGCGGCGACGGTGCCGAACCTGGCGTTGAAGTGGGCGTTTGGTTTCCCCGAGGGACGGCAGGCCTTCGGCCAGCCCACGGTGGTCGGCGGGCGCGTCTACGTCGGCTCCGACAACGGGTTCGTCTACTCGCTCGATGCCGCCACCGGGTGCGTCTACTGGTCGTATCAGGCCAAGTCCGGCGTGCGGACCGCCATCACGGTGGCGCCGGTCAAGGCCGGCGCGGCACGGTTCGCGGTGTTCTTCGGCGACGTCAGGGCCAACGTCTACGCGATCGACGCCGAGAACGCCGCGCTGATCTGGACCAAGCACGCCGACGCGCACCCGGTCGCGCGCATTACCGGCGCGCCCGTGTTCCACGAGGGGCGTCTCTACGTGCCGGTGTCGTCGATTGAAGAAGCCCTCGGCGGCAATCCCGACTATCCCTGCTGCTCGTTCCGCGGCAGCGTGGTCGCCTACGACGCCGCCTCCGGCGAGCAACGGTGGCAGTCGTTCACGATCTCGGAAGCCGCCGTCCCGATGCGGAAGACCTCCACCGGCACGCAGTTGTGGGGGCCGGCCGGCGCCGCGGTGTGGTCGGCGCCAACGATCGACCCGGAGCGCCGGCGCATCTACCTGTCAACCAGCAACGGTTATACCTACCCCGCGATCAACTCGACCGACGCGGTGATGGCGCTCGACCTCGACACCGGCAAGCGGCTGTGGACGCGGCAGCTGACGCCGAACGACGCCTATGTGATCGGTTGCGGGCCGAACGCCAAGTCTGAAACCTGTCCCCAGGTAACGGGACCGGACTTCGCCGTCGGCACCTCACCCATCCTTCGCTCGCTCCCCGGGGGCCGGCGCATTCTCGCCGTCGGACAGAAGTCCGGGCTGGCGTGGGGCATCAATCCGGATGACGGCACCGTGGTCTGGCAGCATCGCGTCGGCCAGGGCACGGCACTCGGCGGCATCGAGTGGGGCGGCGCCGCGGATGATCGCTTCGTGTATTACCCGAACGCCGACGGGCTCCTGGGATTGAAGGCGGCCGGCGGCCTGGCCGCGATTCGCCTGGCGACGGGCGAGCGCGAGTGGTGGGCCCCGCCGATTGCCACCTGCACCGACAACACCATGAAGTGCATCCCCGCGCAGTCCGCGGCGGCCACCGCGATCCCGGGCGTGGTGTTTTCCGGCGCGACCGACGGGATGATGCGCGCCTATGACGCGACCAACGGCAAGGTGCTGTGGGAGTTCGCGACCGCGCGCGAGTTCGACACCGTCAACGGCGTCAAGGCGCGCGGCGGCTCGATCAACGGCCCCGGCGCGACCGTCGTCTCGGGAATGGTGTTCACCAATTCGGGCTACGGCTCCTTCGGGCAGATGGCGGGCAACGTGCTGTTGGCGTTTGGCGTTCAACCGGCGAGCCCGCCCAAACCTTAG
- a CDS encoding PadR family transcriptional regulator, whose protein sequence is MAPNSEVPYGTLDLMVLKTLAALSPLHGYGIARRIEQVAQGSLALNQGTIYPALLRLEQRGWIKSDWGLSENNRRARFYTITAAGKRQLAAEADLWAQTVATVNRLLEES, encoded by the coding sequence ATGGCACCCAACTCCGAAGTCCCCTACGGCACCCTCGACCTCATGGTCCTCAAGACGCTGGCCGCCCTCAGCCCCCTGCATGGCTACGGCATTGCCCGGCGCATCGAGCAGGTGGCGCAGGGCTCGCTGGCGCTGAACCAGGGAACCATCTATCCCGCCCTCCTTCGGCTCGAACAAAGAGGGTGGATTAAGAGTGACTGGGGGCTGAGCGAGAACAACCGCCGGGCCCGGTTCTACACCATCACCGCGGCCGGCAAGCGGCAACTCGCCGCCGAGGCCGACCTGTGGGCGCAGACGGTCGCCACGGTCAATCGGTTGCTCGAGGAGTCGTGA
- a CDS encoding Gfo/Idh/MocA family oxidoreductase codes for MAQSKVRYAVVGLGHIAQAAVLPAFAHARRNSSLHALVSGSDEKLNSLGDRYRVPVRASYDNYERCLKEVDAVYICTPNSEHAGYAVRAAQAGVHVLCEKPLAVTAAECRRMIEAAATANVRLMTAYRLHFEPLFLEIVEMVRAGRIGEPRYFNSSFSMPARPHGIRTRRELGGGTLFDLGVYCINTARLLFRAEPTEVFAYSIDGARTDMPDIDEMTSGLLRFDGDRLASFTTSFAANGVSDLRVVGTEGNIHAEPAYDYAEALGYTLTVGTDVTMKKGRRRDQFAAELVYFSDCVLQGTEPEPSAEEGCWDVRVVDALYESAKRGAPVLLPHFGPERPPSPKQAVDLPPVREPDLVAVEKPHHD; via the coding sequence ATGGCTCAGTCGAAAGTCCGTTACGCCGTGGTCGGCCTTGGCCACATCGCGCAAGCCGCCGTGCTGCCGGCATTCGCGCACGCCAGGCGCAATTCGTCGCTCCACGCCCTCGTCAGCGGCAGCGACGAGAAGCTCAACAGTCTGGGCGACCGCTACCGCGTGCCGGTGCGCGCCAGCTACGACAACTACGAGCGGTGCCTGAAAGAGGTAGACGCTGTCTACATCTGCACCCCGAACTCCGAGCACGCCGGCTACGCGGTGCGGGCCGCGCAGGCGGGCGTGCACGTGCTATGTGAAAAGCCGCTCGCGGTCACCGCGGCCGAATGCCGGCGCATGATCGAGGCCGCGGCGACCGCCAACGTCCGCCTGATGACGGCGTACCGGCTGCACTTCGAGCCGCTGTTTCTCGAAATCGTGGAGATGGTGCGTGCCGGCCGCATCGGCGAGCCGCGCTACTTCAACTCGTCGTTCTCGATGCCCGCCAGGCCGCACGGCATCCGCACCAGGCGAGAGTTGGGCGGCGGCACCTTGTTCGACCTCGGCGTGTATTGCATCAATACGGCTCGCCTGTTGTTCCGGGCCGAGCCTACGGAAGTGTTCGCCTACTCGATTGACGGCGCCCGCACCGACATGCCGGACATCGACGAGATGACCTCGGGCCTGCTCCGCTTCGACGGCGATCGCCTGGCCAGCTTCACCACGAGCTTTGCCGCCAACGGCGTGTCGGACCTGCGCGTGGTGGGCACCGAAGGCAACATTCACGCGGAGCCGGCCTACGATTATGCCGAGGCGCTGGGCTACACGCTCACGGTCGGCACCGACGTGACGATGAAGAAGGGCCGGCGGCGCGACCAGTTCGCGGCCGAACTCGTGTACTTCTCGGATTGCGTGCTGCAGGGCACGGAGCCGGAGCCCTCCGCGGAAGAAGGCTGTTGGGACGTGCGCGTGGTGGACGCGCTCTATGAGTCCGCGAAGCGCGGCGCCCCGGTCTTGCTGCCCCACTTCGGTCCCGAACGGCCGCCGTCCCCGAAGCAGGCCGTGGATCTACCGCCGGTGCGCGAGCCGGACCTGGTGGCGGTGGAGAAACCGCACCACGACTAG
- a CDS encoding YeeE/YedE thiosulfate transporter family protein encodes MGCAGGILLGYGARIAYGCNIGAYFSGIASGSLHGWLWLVAAFAGNIVGTKLRPLFDLNVERTGSSC; translated from the coding sequence TTGGGTTGCGCCGGCGGCATCCTGCTCGGCTACGGCGCCCGTATCGCCTACGGCTGCAACATCGGCGCTTACTTCAGCGGCATCGCCTCGGGCAGCCTCCACGGCTGGCTGTGGCTGGTGGCGGCGTTCGCGGGGAACATCGTGGGGACGAAGCTGAGACCGCTGTTCGACCTGAACGTGGAGAGGACGGGGTCGTCATGCTAA
- a CDS encoding ATPase domain-containing protein yields the protein MTDRVAIRQLPTRVPGLDQILGGGLPEFSFNVIAGAPGAGKTTLAQQIMFALATPERPALYFTVVGEPPIKMLRYQQQYSFFDAARVGESVRYVNLSEDVVTGSLETLLARIVQEVEATSPGVVIVDSFRTVAQAVERTNDSKIDLQHFVQQLAIRLTTWEATTFLVGEYQPSEAEHNPVFTVADGLLWLMQSLDRNSIVRKMQVMKMRGQAPIPGLHTFRITGDGLQVFPRMIVGPEEKLQEPAAVAARKPRKRLSSGVKGLDEMLGGGIPAGYSILLAGPSGSGKSVLASEFIADGARHDEPGIIAVFEKRPNEYSQDSPLGRRFDQFVRDGKVGILQTRPLDLSIDEMLSEIIDAIHRLKARRVVIDSLSGFELALAPTFREDFRESLYRMVTVLTGMGITMMMTAEVEDSYTDLRFSPHGTAFLTDAIIMQRYIEVKGQLQRIMAVVKVRGSSHSKDLRAFEITETGIEMGETLGTYGGLLTGSPELSAIVPAILAGRKPRPRPTGR from the coding sequence ATGACGGACCGGGTTGCCATTCGCCAACTCCCTACGCGCGTTCCGGGTCTCGACCAGATCCTGGGCGGCGGATTGCCGGAGTTCTCTTTCAACGTCATTGCCGGCGCGCCGGGCGCGGGAAAGACGACGCTGGCGCAGCAGATCATGTTCGCGCTCGCCACGCCCGAGCGTCCCGCGCTGTACTTCACCGTGGTCGGCGAACCCCCGATCAAGATGCTGCGCTATCAACAGCAATACAGCTTCTTCGACGCCGCTCGCGTCGGTGAGTCCGTGCGCTACGTCAATCTGAGCGAGGACGTCGTCACCGGCTCGCTGGAAACGCTGCTGGCGCGCATCGTCCAGGAGGTCGAGGCCACCAGCCCGGGCGTGGTGATTGTCGATTCGTTTCGCACCGTGGCCCAGGCGGTCGAGCGGACCAACGACAGCAAGATCGATCTCCAGCACTTCGTGCAGCAACTGGCCATCCGGCTCACCACCTGGGAAGCGACCACGTTCCTGGTCGGCGAATATCAGCCATCGGAGGCCGAGCACAATCCGGTGTTCACCGTCGCCGACGGACTGCTGTGGCTGATGCAAAGCCTCGATCGGAATTCGATCGTTCGCAAGATGCAGGTGATGAAGATGCGCGGACAGGCGCCCATCCCCGGGCTGCACACCTTCCGCATCACCGGCGACGGACTCCAGGTGTTCCCGCGCATGATCGTCGGACCCGAGGAGAAGTTGCAGGAGCCGGCCGCGGTCGCGGCGCGCAAGCCGCGCAAGCGGCTCTCGAGCGGCGTCAAGGGGCTGGACGAGATGCTCGGCGGCGGCATTCCGGCCGGTTACTCCATCTTGCTGGCCGGGCCATCGGGCTCCGGCAAGAGCGTGCTCGCCAGCGAGTTCATCGCCGACGGCGCGCGTCATGATGAGCCGGGCATCATCGCCGTGTTCGAGAAGCGGCCCAATGAGTACTCGCAGGACAGTCCCCTGGGACGGCGGTTCGACCAGTTCGTCCGCGACGGCAAGGTCGGCATCCTCCAGACCCGCCCGCTGGACCTGTCGATCGACGAGATGCTCAGTGAAATCATCGACGCCATTCATCGGCTCAAGGCGCGCCGGGTGGTGATCGATTCGCTCTCCGGGTTCGAGCTGGCGCTGGCGCCCACCTTCCGCGAGGATTTCCGGGAGTCCCTCTATCGCATGGTCACGGTCCTCACCGGCATGGGCATCACGATGATGATGACGGCGGAGGTGGAGGACAGCTATACCGACCTGCGCTTCAGCCCGCACGGCACGGCCTTTCTCACCGACGCCATCATCATGCAGCGCTATATCGAGGTGAAGGGTCAACTCCAGCGCATCATGGCCGTCGTGAAAGTGCGCGGCAGCTCGCACAGCAAGGACCTGCGGGCCTTCGAGATCACCGAGACCGGGATCGAGATGGGCGAGACGCTCGGCACCTACGGGGGCTTGCTCACGGGCAGTCCGGAGTTGTCCGCGATCGTCCCGGCCATCCTCGCGGGCAGGAAGCCGCGGCCACGGCCGACCGGGCGGTGA